CCGCCTTCGGCTCCAAGGAAGCGCTGTTCCAGGAATGCGCGCGGCGCTACCTGGCGACCTATGCCCAGGTGACCGAATGCCTCTGGGACGACAGCCTGCCTCCGCGCGACGCCATTGAAACCGCGTTGCGCCGTTCCGCCAGAATGCAGTGCGAACGCGGCCATCCCAAGGGATGCATGGCCGGCCTGGGCGCCATGAGCGCGACATCGCCGGAAAATGCGGAGGTCACCGCGCCGCTGACGCGTTCGCGCGCGCGAACCCGGGCCGGTATCGCCGCCTGCGTGCAACGCGGCGTGGACAGCGGCGAGCTCCGGTCCGATACCGACGTGCGCGGCCTGGCGACGGTGTTCGACGCCTTCCTGACGGGCCTGTCCACGTTGGCGCGCGATGGCGTGCGGCACGCCGTCATGGATGCAGCCGTCAGCCGCATCATGTCGGCCTGGGACGCGTCGAAAGCGACCGCATGAGCGCCAGGGCATTCGGAATCGCCGCGCCGCGCGCGGTATTGTCGAAGATGCACCAAACAAGCCTGTGCTGCGCGCGCGCCTCGTCCACACGCGCCGCGACCGCCTGGATGAACGTCTCGTCGTACGCCGAGTAATACATATCCGGCGCCCCGTGCAGCCGTATATAGAACAAGGACGGATCGCCCACCGGGTCGGCGCCGGGCACCGGCGATGGATGCGCCCGCACGCAGGCCACTTGGGCGCCCCGCAACAGATCGGCGCCACGCGGCGTGAACCAGCTGGGATGACGCGGCTCGCACGCGACCGGCACGGATGTGTGCCTGCGCAGCACGGACAGGAAGCGCCCGGCCTGCCGCGCTTCCAGCGCAAGGCTGGGCGGCAGCTGGATCAGGATGCAGCCCAGCTTCTTTTCCAGCGCCGCGACCTCGTCCAGGAACGCACGCAACAATCCTTCGCACCGCTGCAGGCGCGCATCGTGGGTGATGGTCCGGGGCAATTTCACGCTGAAGCGGAAGGCGTCCGGAACACTGTCCGCCCACCGAGCGTAGGTCTGCGCCTGATGCGAGCGATAGAAGGAAGAATTGATTTCCACGCAGGGAAAGACACGTGCGTAGCGTTCGAGGTGGCTACCTTCCGAAGCGAAGGTGCCCTGGTCCTGCGACGATAGCGACCAGCCGGCGCAACCGACGAGGGTTGGGGAAGATGCCAACGCGAGGCTTTCGGAAATTTTCATAAGGCAGAGCAATGCACGATGAAGGGACAGAATCGACTCCCAGATTATTGCCCCTTTATTAGGAAACGATCATTTCCTATAATGCGCGGATGATATCGGCATCCATCCCGCCCAACCCAGCACGTTCGCCGGGCCGCCCCAGGGAATTCGACATGGCCGCCGTCCTGGACGGCGCCATGCGGATTTTCCGCGAGCGGGGCTATCACGCGACCTCCATTACCGACCTCAGCGATGCGACGGGCCTTACCGCCGGCAGCATCTACAAGGCGTTCCAGGACAAGCGCGGCCTGTTCCTGGCCGCCTTCGATCGCTATGTCGACGAGCGCGGCCAGGATCTGTGGCGCAGGCTGGATCTCCAGCCCGACGCCCGCGAAAAGATCCGGGCAGTACTGCTTTTCTACGCGGACTCGTCACAGGGCGAACAAGGCCGGCTGGGCTGCCTGGTCGTCGGCAGCGCCACGGTCCTGTCCACCTTCGATGCGGACGTCGCCGCCCGCATCGAAGCCAGCCTGCGGCGCATCCAGGACCTGCTGCGGACATTGCTGCGGGAAGGACAGCGCGACGGCTCGATCGCGGCCGACATATCCGTTTCCGCCATGAGCAGCGTGTTGCTCGCCGTCCTGCAGGGATTCCGCGTCATCGGCAAGTCCGGGCGCACAGCCAAGGAAATGCGCCGCGCGGCGGACGAAGCCATGCGGCTGCTAGGCCAACCACCAGGAGTTCCATCATGAATACGACTGCTTCCGCCTCCGCCCGCGTCCTGGACTGCGGGCCGGCCTCCTTGCCGGATCCCCGGTTCGAGGGTTACAGCCATCGCTTCCAAACCGTGGAAGGCATCCGCATGCACTACGTCGAAGCGGGGGATCGCGAGCGGGACACAGTGGTCCTGGTCGCCGGCTATCCACAGAGCTGGTACGCCTGGCGCAAAGTCATTCCGGCCCTGGCCGAACGCTATCACGTGATCGCGCCTGACCTGCCCGGCCAGGGCGATTCCGACCGGCCGCTGGAAGGCTACGACACCAGGACCCTGGCCGAGCGCCTGCATGGCCTGCTCGCCGTCTTGGGCCTGCGTCACTACCATCTGGCCGCGCACGATGTCGGCGCATGGGTCGCCTACCCCTACGCCATGCTGTTCGGCGACGAGGTCCGTCGGCTCGCCCTGTTCGACGCCGGCATTCCGGGGATCACCTTGCCCGACGCCCTGCCCGCGGCGCCGGATCGCGCCTGGCGCACCTGGCACTTCGCCTTCCATGCGGTGCCGGACCTGCCCGAATCGCTGATCACGGGCAAGGAGGAGATCTACCTGGACTGGTTCCTGCGGCGCAAGGCTGCGAACCCGCAAAGCTTCACTGAAGCCGACATGGCCGAATACCTGCGCCTATTCACCAAGGAAGGCGGGTTGCGCGCCGGCCTGGCCTACTACCGCGCCGCGCACCTGTCCGCGCGGCAGAACCGCGAACTGAACAGCAAGGGCCGATTGCAAATTCCGCTGCTCGCGGTCAGCGCCGACCAAGGCTCCATTCCCGACATGGCCGGTCCGCTGCGCGCCTATGCCGACGACGTGCGAGGCGTGCTCATCACCCACTGCGGCCACTTCATCCCGGAAGAACAGCCCGCGGCCGCCACGGCGGCGCTGCTCGACTTCTTCGGCGACGCCCAGGCCCGGGAGAGCGTCGCATGACGAAGACCGAACTGGAAGCACGCTATACCGATTACATCGCCTGCCTGAACCGGCAGGACTGGACCAGCCTGGGGCGCTACGTCCATGACGACGTCTGGCACAATGGCCGGCCGCTGGGCCTGTCCGGCTATCGCGCCATGCTCGAAAAAGACCTCGAACAGATACCGGACTTGCGCTTCCACATCGAGAGGCTGCTGGTCGACCCGCCACGCGTCGCGTGCAGGCTGCGCTTCGACGTTACGCCGAAAGCCGTGTTCATGGGGCTTCCGGTGAACGGGCGGCGAGTGTCGTTCCGCGAGCACGCCTTCTACGAATTCCGGGACGGCCGGATTTTCGACGTGCGCTCCGTCATCGACAAGGCCGCCATCGAAGCGCAGCTTTGAGCCTCCACGCGCGGCCGCCCTGGCAAACGCATCAAACGGCCTGGGCGGCCCTGCGGCGCAGGCTGACGAACAGCCATATCGCCGACACCAGGAAATACACCGCGCCCACGCCGGCGTAGCCGGCGACCCGGGTGATCGACATCGACGCCAGCGTAGGCGTGCGCGACTGCAGGATGAACAAGGTGCCGGCAAGCGCCGACTGCGCGCCGCTCAGGACCATCGCCCATTGCGCCCCGCTGCGCTTCCAGCGCCGCACAGCGGTGCCCAGTTGCAGCAAACCGGCCAGTATGGCCCATACGCCGAACACCGCCAGCACCGAGTTCGTCGTCATCTGCAACGCGACGAAGACCGCGATCGTCGTCACCACGCTGACGGCGACGTTGATGGCCTGCGTGCGGTTCCTGCCCAGGCCGCCGCTGCGCGCCGCATCGAAGTAGTTCGCCAGGGCGTCCCAGGCCGGATACAGGACCAGCAG
This genomic interval from Bordetella genomosp. 8 contains the following:
- a CDS encoding TetR/AcrR family transcriptional regulator; the encoded protein is MAIMGRPRTFDRDQAVEQAMHIFWEHGYESTSLAQLKAGMGKGISAPSFYAAFGSKEALFQECARRYLATYAQVTECLWDDSLPPRDAIETALRRSARMQCERGHPKGCMAGLGAMSATSPENAEVTAPLTRSRARTRAGIAACVQRGVDSGELRSDTDVRGLATVFDAFLTGLSTLARDGVRHAVMDAAVSRIMSAWDASKATA
- a CDS encoding DUF72 domain-containing protein is translated as MKISESLALASSPTLVGCAGWSLSSQDQGTFASEGSHLERYARVFPCVEINSSFYRSHQAQTYARWADSVPDAFRFSVKLPRTITHDARLQRCEGLLRAFLDEVAALEKKLGCILIQLPPSLALEARQAGRFLSVLRRHTSVPVACEPRHPSWFTPRGADLLRGAQVACVRAHPSPVPGADPVGDPSLFYIRLHGAPDMYYSAYDETFIQAVAARVDEARAQHRLVWCIFDNTARGAAIPNALALMRSLSTRPRPT
- a CDS encoding TetR/AcrR family transcriptional regulator → MAAVLDGAMRIFRERGYHATSITDLSDATGLTAGSIYKAFQDKRGLFLAAFDRYVDERGQDLWRRLDLQPDAREKIRAVLLFYADSSQGEQGRLGCLVVGSATVLSTFDADVAARIEASLRRIQDLLRTLLREGQRDGSIAADISVSAMSSVLLAVLQGFRVIGKSGRTAKEMRRAADEAMRLLGQPPGVPS
- a CDS encoding alpha/beta fold hydrolase, which encodes MNTTASASARVLDCGPASLPDPRFEGYSHRFQTVEGIRMHYVEAGDRERDTVVLVAGYPQSWYAWRKVIPALAERYHVIAPDLPGQGDSDRPLEGYDTRTLAERLHGLLAVLGLRHYHLAAHDVGAWVAYPYAMLFGDEVRRLALFDAGIPGITLPDALPAAPDRAWRTWHFAFHAVPDLPESLITGKEEIYLDWFLRRKAANPQSFTEADMAEYLRLFTKEGGLRAGLAYYRAAHLSARQNRELNSKGRLQIPLLAVSADQGSIPDMAGPLRAYADDVRGVLITHCGHFIPEEQPAAATAALLDFFGDAQARESVA
- a CDS encoding ester cyclase, which codes for MTKTELEARYTDYIACLNRQDWTSLGRYVHDDVWHNGRPLGLSGYRAMLEKDLEQIPDLRFHIERLLVDPPRVACRLRFDVTPKAVFMGLPVNGRRVSFREHAFYEFRDGRIFDVRSVIDKAAIEAQL
- a CDS encoding DUF308 domain-containing protein, producing the protein MTDMQMGYTGPSQEQWLKTYYFIRAVVSAVWVAAAFTVGQQSPGIAAVLLVLYPAWDALANYFDAARSGGLGRNRTQAINVAVSVVTTIAVFVALQMTTNSVLAVFGVWAILAGLLQLGTAVRRWKRSGAQWAMVLSGAQSALAGTLFILQSRTPTLASMSITRVAGYAGVGAVYFLVSAIWLFVSLRRRAAQAV